The genome window CGGGACCCGACTTTTCCGGTATGCTGTTCATTGATGGTGATCTCTCTCAAATCAAACCTGAAATTGGTTTAGCTTTCTCGATCCCTTCCAAATCTCGTATCAGTATCTTCAAGGTATTTCAAGATCTCTATTGACCCTGTTGATGAGCTGTCAATATCTCATGTTGGTGACAACAACTGACTTGGCCTCTGAGGAGCACCCGCTGACTAAGCAGACTATCTGTCATGACGACCTGTCGGTACGCGTAACGTCCGGAGCACATCCCCGGCCAATCAAGCTAAAAAGCTCACCTTACACTTTGATAACCAACGACCATTTCACCGCCCCTTCACCATGGCGGCCAAATATGCTGCACAGGACCTCTCGGACGCGGCACTAGGAGGTCCAATTGGCCTTAAAGATGGCTACTTTGTCGACAACTACGGTCGCACCCTCACGCTGCACGGCCTCAACATCTCTGGGGCGAGCAAGCTGCCTACGACGCCCAATGGCCTGTCTCATCTCACCGACGGCTTCTTCGAGCACCGCGCAGTGACATTCATCGGCCGGCCATTCCCCCTTGAAGATGCGCCGTTGCACTTCAGACGATTGCAGGCTTGGGGCTTGCCGCTAATCCGTCTGCTGGTAACGTGGGAGTCGATTGGTCACTCTGGGCCGGACCCGGAGACGGATGTGGATTTGGAGTATATCGACTACCTACGCCAACTCATCGAAATCATGCCGAAGTACGGCGTCAAGTGCTTCATTTGCGCCCACCAGGATGTGTGGAGTCGGTtcagcggcggcagcggtgCACCCGGTTGGGCGTTTGAAGTTGCTGGGCTCGATGTCGAGGCATTCACTGAGACCGGTGCCGCATATGTGCATGGGCAGGATGAATTGAGGAGAGCTACTGCGCCTGTGAATGAGAAGGAACCGAGCGGACCGTTTGTGTGGCCGTCTGGGTACCAGAAAATTGCGGCGTCGACGATGGCGACGTTGTTTTGGGCGGGCGATGCTCTGGCGCCGAACCTGCAATGCAAGCGGTCGAAAGATGGCAGGGATGAGACTATTTCGGCTCAGGAGTTTCTCCAGAGTGCCTTTATCGAAGCCTTTGGGCGGCTCGCGGATGAAGTGGCTGGCCTTGAGGCATGCGTTGGCTTTGAGCCCTTGAATGAGCCGCATCGAGGTCTTGTCAATCTTCATGGATTCGACGGTTGGAACTACGATACCGACTTACATATCGGATATTACCCTTCTCTGACACAAGCACTCGCACTTGCCAGTGGCTACGCTCATGAAGtcaattactacgttaagtcCTGGCCGTTCCCTACCCGCATTTCGCACAAAACCGTCGTCGACCCGAAGGGAAGATCTGCCTGGTTGGCTGCTAAGCCAACTGCATCGAAACCACAAAACTATGGTCTCGGCGAGTGTGTATGGCGCGCTCATGGCGTTTGGGAATGGGATGAGGCGAAAAAGGGCCCAAAGGTCTTGCAGCAAGACTACTTCGAGGTGGACCATCGGCCAGGCCGTGAAGGCAAGCCGCTAGAATGGTACCGCGACTTTTACGGTCCCTTCCTCAAGCGCTTCTCGGAACGCGTCTCACGGAAATCTTCCCGCCAATTCTGCTTCTTTGAGCCGATACCGAACGAGTTTGTGCCTCCTTGGGTTAGCCAGGACGGCAAGGTGGACGAAGCCGGACAAAAGCAAACGTATGCAACCAAGACAATCATCGACACCCCGAGGCCAGAGAACCTCGTTTTTGCCCCTCATTTCTACGACCTCAACGTACTATTCAGCAAGCATCACTCCTGGATGAGCGTTAACGTACAAGGCCTCTCCAGGGGCATGTTCATCTTGAAGGCACTCTACTTCGGCGCCAGGGCCCTCCGCCAAAACTACCGCACGCAGCTCGCAAACATCCTCAAGTACGGGCAAAAGTCGCTGGGGACCCACGTGCCCGCCCTCATCGGCGAGGTTGGCATACCTTACGACATCAACAGCGGCGAAGCCTTCAAGACGGGCAACTACGATAAGCTGCGAGAGCTGATGCACGCGCTCGTCTCCGCCATGGAGGACAACAACCTTGCGTTCACGCTGTGGAATTATAACCCTGATAATCGGGTGGAGTACGGTGATGGGTGGAACAAGGAGGATTTCTCTGTCGTTAACGGCGACACTGAAGCGAAGCCCGGCCACATTTTGCCAGATTATGCGAACGAGGCGCATGAAGATGATGAGCTGTACCGCGGTGGGAGGGTGTTGGACGTGATTATTCGTCCTTACGCCGTCAAGATTGCAGGCCGCCACGTTCGCTCGGATTGGGACCCGCGGACCCTCCACTACGAGTTCGAGTGGACTTCAGAGGCCGAGAGTGACGC of Colletotrichum lupini chromosome 8, complete sequence contains these proteins:
- a CDS encoding glycoside hydrolase family 5 protein, with translation MAAKYAAQDLSDAALGGPIGLKDGYFVDNYGRTLTLHGLNISGASKLPTTPNGLSHLTDGFFEHRAVTFIGRPFPLEDAPLHFRRLQAWGLPLIRLLVTWESIGHSGPDPETDVDLEYIDYLRQLIEIMPKYGVKCFICAHQDVWSRFSGGSGAPGWAFEVAGLDVEAFTETGAAYVHGQDELRRATAPVNEKEPSGPFVWPSGYQKIAASTMATLFWAGDALAPNLQCKRSKDGRDETISAQEFLQSAFIEAFGRLADEVAGLEACVGFEPLNEPHRGLVNLHGFDGWNYDTDLHIGYYPSLTQALALASGYAHEVNYYVKSWPFPTRISHKTVVDPKGRSAWLAAKPTASKPQNYGLGECVWRAHGVWEWDEAKKGPKVLQQDYFEVDHRPGREGKPLEWYRDFYGPFLKRFSERVSRKSSRQFCFFEPIPNEFVPPWVSQDGKVDEAGQKQTYATKTIIDTPRPENLVFAPHFYDLNVLFSKHHSWMSVNVQGLSRGMFILKALYFGARALRQNYRTQLANILKYGQKSLGTHVPALIGEVGIPYDINSGEAFKTGNYDKLRELMHALVSAMEDNNLAFTLWNYNPDNRVEYGDGWNKEDFSVVNGDTEAKPGHILPDYANEAHEDDELYRGGRVLDVIIRPYAVKIAGRHVRSDWDPRTLHYEFEWTSEAESDAKNSKSQPEKSRTTEIFVPEYHYAQRNIDIKVSDGEWSYDPDLATLYVKHDGSKSTHRLTIDITNIPRHLMETVEKRRRALPPSFPLSLISPSTELAIEELMMPMLLPGLLVILLAVVTMFV